The region GCCCGATCCCATACGGCCTGCCAGATCTCGATGCGACCGGTCAGGTCGGATCCCTTGCCCAGCAGCGCAAGGAGGCTGTCGCGCAGCAGCACCGCTGCCGTCACGCCCACGGCCGCCACGACTCCGAAACCGAGGTACAGCAGACCGCGTCGCCGGGTGACACGGGCGACCAGCGCCGCGATCAGCACGGCGACGACCACGGCGATGCTCAGATACACCGTCGCCGAGGCCGCCTTGACCAGCAGCACGACGGCCAGCGCGGCCCAGACGATCAGCATGGTGCGGCGGCGCACCTGCGTGGCGTAGAGCACGCCGAAGACGATCAGAGCGAAAAGGCACATCATTGCGAGGGTGTGGGCGTTGCCGACCACCCCCTGGATCCGTCCGCCGTCGAACAGGTTGCCGCGCACCCAGTAGAGGTGGGGATCGACCTTGCCGTCGGGGAGGTCGACGAAGTTGGGCAGCAGCGGGTGCCTGATCACCAGGGCCACCCACAGCTCGATCGCGAGCGAGAGACCGAGGATGAGCTTCAGCACGGTGGACAGGGCCCGCGCGATCTCCTGCCACGTGAGCATGGTCGCGATGAGCAGGGCCGTGACGGTGATGGCCGCGAGAAGCGACCAGGTGAGCAGGGTGGCCGTGGGCCAGCGGGACCACAGAGTGGAGACGAGGGCCAGGGCCGCATAGCCGAGCGCGGCCCACGGCAGCCGGCGCCAGGGGAATCTGGTCGGACGCTGCGCCACCACCGCGGGAACCCAGATCGCGAGCGCTCCTGCAGTGAGGATGGTGAGCAGGATGCCCGAGCCGACGGGTCCGACGAGGTTGTAGACGGCGGTGTGAGCGAAGATGCAGAACAGCGAGAGCACGCTGTATGCGCGCACCATCAGGTGCGCGGTCGTCTCCCGCGGCGGCGCCGCAGGAAGAGCGGCGACTGGATGCTTGGTGTACACGGCCATCGGGTTCAGGCTATCGCGCCGAAGCGGCGTCGTACCTGTCTCGACCTACGCTGGGATCATGCTTCTCTCGATCGCGAATGACCCCCGTGACTACGCCTGGGGCTCGACCACTCTGCTGGCTGCGCTCGAAGGGCGCGCACCCTCGGCATCCCCCGAAGCGGAGGTGTGGTTCGGAGACCACCCCGGCGATCCCGCCGACGTCAGCACGGGCGGCACCCTCGACGCCGTCACCGGCGGATCGCTGCCGTACCTCCTCAAGCTGCTCGCCGCCGCCGACCCGCTCTCGATCCAGGTGCACCCGACTCGTGAGCAGGCTCGCGAGGGGTTCGCCCGGGAGACCGGGATGGATGCCGGTGACCCTGCGCGCAACTACCGCGACGCGAATCACAAGCCCGAGCTCATCGTCGCGCTGAGCGACCGCTTCGAGGCGCTTGCGGGGCTCCGCCCGATAGCAGAGACCCAGCGGCTCCTGGCATCCCTTCCCGACTCGGACGGCGCGCGCGAGGTGAGCGAGCGCCTCGGCGCGGGTGACGAGGCGACGGCGCTGCGTGCCACGATCGGCTGGCTGCTGTCTGGCGACGCCGCCGACGAGGTGGCGGAGATCATCGCCGGTCTGCGGGCAGCCGAATCGGCGGAGTTCGCCGACGCTCTGCACGCTCTGCGCGGAATCGCCGAGCGCTGCCCCGACGACCCGGGGGTGGTCGTTGCGATGCTGATGAACTTCGTGGTGCTGGCCCCCGGCGAGGCGATCTTCCTTCGAGCAGGGCTGCTGCACGCGTACGTGTCGGGTCTCGGCGTCGAGATCATGGCGGCCAGCGACAACGTGCTTCGTGGTGGACTGACGCCGAAGCACATCGACATCGACGAACTGCTCGCGATCGTCGACACCACCCCGGGCGTGGTGTCCGTGCAGCCGAGCAGCGGGGAGGTCACCACCTATGACGTGCCGGTGAGCGACTTCGCGCTGCGCCGTGTCCTCGTCGACGGCGAGTACCGAGCTGAGGTCAGCGGACCCACGATGGTGCTCGCCACGCGCGGTGAGCTGACGGTCTCGGGAGTGTCCGACGCGGGTGTCCCCGTCGCTGTGGGCAGGGCGGTGTTCGCGACAGCAGACGAGCCCGAACTGCTGCTGCGCGGGACCGGGGAGGCATTCATCGCACAGCCGGGTGCCGTCGTCTGAGGGCCGCGACACGCCGATGCAGGTTCAATGAACCTTAAACGCACCCTTGAGGGTTTACGATCCGCGACTTGACCACGGCGAATGACACGGGTGTAATTAGTCGTGCACGGCCCGAGGGGGGCACGAGCAGGGTTGGGAGATCGAGATGACGGGTTACCGGTCAGACGTTCCCGAGAATTGGTTCGTCGATCCAGTGAATCTCGGCGTGCCCGGCGTACGCCGAGCAGACGCCGAGGATGACGGCGCACTCGCATGGCAGGCGGACGCGCTCTGCGCGCAGACCGACCCCGAGGCGTTCTTCCCCGAGAAGGGCGGCTCGACGCGAGATGCCAAGCGCATCTGCACGTCATGCGACGTACGGGGCGAGTGCCTCGAGTACGCGCTGAACAACGACGAGCGCTTCGGCATCTGGGGCGGTCTGAGCGAGCGCGAGCGCCGCAAGCTCAAGCGCCGCGCAAGCTGACGGCTTCGCGGGCGCGCCGAGTCCGATGACCGGCGCCCCGCGCATGCCTGTCTAGGCTGGCTCTGCCATGCCATCCCGAGTACACGCCATCGTCGTCGCACGCACCGGCGAACCCGCAGCCGCACAACTCGGCCGCACTCTCGAAGCCCTTCGCAGACAGTCCACCCCGCCCGATGCCGTCACGGTCGTCGTGCTGGGAAGCGGCGCGCAGGTGCGCGCGGTCGACGGGATCGGCCACAGCGTCGAGGCGATCGTCGAGGCGCGGGCGACCACGACCTTCGCGGAGGCTGTCGCGCTGGCGCAGCCGCGCATCGCACCGGGCTCCTCGGTCTGGATGCTCACGCACGACTCGGTACCCGAGCCGAGAGCTCTGCAGCTGCTCGCCGGCTCGCTCGAACGCTCGCCCTCCGCGGCCTTGGCCGCCCCGAAGCTCGTTCGTCATGACGACGACCGCGAGATCGTGTCGATGGGCATCAGCATCAGCCGGTTCGGCCGGACGGTCGAGCTGGCCGCAGGCGAACTCGACCAGGGGCAGCACGATTCCGACGAGGACACCCTCGGAGCCGACGTGCGGGGCATGCTGATCCGCGGAGCGGCACCGGTGGTGCTGCGTCCCGATCCCGGACTCGGCGGCGCCGACGAGGGTCTCGATCTCGGCGTGCGCGCCAGGCTCGGCGGCGCCCGAGCGGTTCTCGTGCCGGGAGCGCGAATCGGCGTGCGGCCCGACGGGGTGGCCGCCGCACCGCAGCGGGAAGCCGCTCGCGCATGGATGAGCAGGCGCGCTCAGCTGCACCGGCGGCTCGCGTATGCCCCCGCGATCGCGGTCCCGCTGCACTGGCTGAGCCTGCTGCCCCTCGCCCTCTGGCGGTCGATCGTGCATCTCATCGGCAAGCGTCCGGGCGCTGTCGCCCCCGAATGGGGTGCGGCGCTGGCAAGCATGGTCTCGGTCGGCGCGATCCTGCGTTCGCGGCGTTCGATCCGGTCCTTCCGGTCCGCTTCGTGGGCGAGCATCGCCCCTCTCCGCGTGAGCGCGAGGCAGCTGCGGCATCGGCTCGACGATGGTCACGGAAGCGAGCGCGGTGCGGTGAGCGAACTGCGCTTCTTCAGCGGGGGAGGCGCATGGGCCACTCTCGCGGCGCTCGTCGTCGGCATCGCCGTGTTCTTCCCTCTGCTGGCGTGGCCGAGCATCGGCGGTGGCGAGCTGCTGCCGATGCGACAGGACGTCGCCGACCTCTGGAAGGACGCGGGCTGGGGCCTTCGCGACCTCGGGCTCGGGGTCGTCGGACCTGCTGATCCCTTCGCCGGCGTGCTCGCGGTGCTCGGCACGCTCTGGCCGGGTGAGCCGTCGTTCGCGGTCGTGCTCCTGTGGCTCTGCGCGCTGCCGCTCGCTGTGCTCGGCGGATGGTTCGCCGCGACGCGCGTCACCGACCGGGCGGGCCTGCGCATTCTCGGCGGTGTGCTGTGGGCCCTGGCGCCGACCTTCCTCGCAGCGCTCGTGCAGGGCCGTCCCGCGGCTGTGCTGCTGCACCTGCTGCTGCCGTGGCTGTTCCACTCGGCAGCGGTCGCGCACCGCTCCTGGGGTGCGGCGGGCGCGGCATCGCTCATCGCCGCGGCGTCTCTCGCGTGCGCGCCGTCGCTGGCACCCGCTCTCGTGCTGCTGTGGTCGCTGACACTGGTCTTCATGCTCTCCACCGGAAGGGTGCGAGGGGCCGTGCGCGTCTTCTGGCTGCTCATCCCCGCAGCAGCGCTGTTCGCCCCCCTCATCCATCGACGGGTGAGTGACGGTGATCCGTGGGCGCTTCTCGCCGATCCGGGAGCGGTTCAGCCGCTCGCGCAGGCCACGGCGGATGCTCTGGGACGACTGCACATCGCGCAGGGGTTCCCCGCCCCTGGATTCGGCGGCTGGGACTGGCTGGTCGGCGACAGCCTCG is a window of Microbacterium esteraromaticum DNA encoding:
- a CDS encoding O-antigen ligase family protein, with the protein product MAVYTKHPVAALPAAPPRETTAHLMVRAYSVLSLFCIFAHTAVYNLVGPVGSGILLTILTAGALAIWVPAVVAQRPTRFPWRRLPWAALGYAALALVSTLWSRWPTATLLTWSLLAAITVTALLIATMLTWQEIARALSTVLKLILGLSLAIELWVALVIRHPLLPNFVDLPDGKVDPHLYWVRGNLFDGGRIQGVVGNAHTLAMMCLFALIVFGVLYATQVRRRTMLIVWAALAVVLLVKAASATVYLSIAVVVAVLIAALVARVTRRRGLLYLGFGVVAAVGVTAAVLLRDSLLALLGKGSDLTGRIEIWQAVWDRAITRPVLGNGFSSPWVPWDPAFDGWILNHGLSVFHAHDMWLDVFLQLGVVGVVLMAVAWLALTWRAWFFAVDRPRWDLDAERPYSPLSLLPVLLAAVLLVEGLAESAPIMLWGWLLLILLSFKMKAVPLIGVGVGERTPVISHGPQSRQVP
- the manA gene encoding mannose-6-phosphate isomerase, class I, translated to MLLSIANDPRDYAWGSTTLLAALEGRAPSASPEAEVWFGDHPGDPADVSTGGTLDAVTGGSLPYLLKLLAAADPLSIQVHPTREQAREGFARETGMDAGDPARNYRDANHKPELIVALSDRFEALAGLRPIAETQRLLASLPDSDGAREVSERLGAGDEATALRATIGWLLSGDAADEVAEIIAGLRAAESAEFADALHALRGIAERCPDDPGVVVAMLMNFVVLAPGEAIFLRAGLLHAYVSGLGVEIMAASDNVLRGGLTPKHIDIDELLAIVDTTPGVVSVQPSSGEVTTYDVPVSDFALRRVLVDGEYRAEVSGPTMVLATRGELTVSGVSDAGVPVAVGRAVFATADEPELLLRGTGEAFIAQPGAVV
- a CDS encoding WhiB family transcriptional regulator: MTGYRSDVPENWFVDPVNLGVPGVRRADAEDDGALAWQADALCAQTDPEAFFPEKGGSTRDAKRICTSCDVRGECLEYALNNDERFGIWGGLSERERRKLKRRAS
- a CDS encoding glycosyltransferase, which translates into the protein MPSRVHAIVVARTGEPAAAQLGRTLEALRRQSTPPDAVTVVVLGSGAQVRAVDGIGHSVEAIVEARATTTFAEAVALAQPRIAPGSSVWMLTHDSVPEPRALQLLAGSLERSPSAALAAPKLVRHDDDREIVSMGISISRFGRTVELAAGELDQGQHDSDEDTLGADVRGMLIRGAAPVVLRPDPGLGGADEGLDLGVRARLGGARAVLVPGARIGVRPDGVAAAPQREAARAWMSRRAQLHRRLAYAPAIAVPLHWLSLLPLALWRSIVHLIGKRPGAVAPEWGAALASMVSVGAILRSRRSIRSFRSASWASIAPLRVSARQLRHRLDDGHGSERGAVSELRFFSGGGAWATLAALVVGIAVFFPLLAWPSIGGGELLPMRQDVADLWKDAGWGLRDLGLGVVGPADPFAGVLAVLGTLWPGEPSFAVVLLWLCALPLAVLGGWFAATRVTDRAGLRILGGVLWALAPTFLAALVQGRPAAVLLHLLLPWLFHSAAVAHRSWGAAGAASLIAAASLACAPSLAPALVLLWSLTLVFMLSTGRVRGAVRVFWLLIPAAALFAPLIHRRVSDGDPWALLADPGAVQPLAQATADALGRLHIAQGFPAPGFGGWDWLVGDSLAPFAALLLAPLGLLALVSALSPRWRAGFALLFTTVTGLVAAMLAVGVTVSFVHGEAVAIWPGTGLSLAWLGAVGAALVTLDTVVAMTALRSAAALIAGIAVAACAVPGLLAVNLGEAQIRNGATSTLPALVAAHAVDDVESGTLVMTPLDDGSLGTQLVWGPSSTLSAQTTLLSTATRVQGDDIATDAVDLLSARDFDAAAALGDRGIGFVLLTSRPGQSDQARSMVDAAITAIDQRAGFVKAGETPNGMLWQIDTAVGTRVQPSEVQSTVGRLVGLAQLVVILAALLLAIPTRASRREARARSRVVGRAADEPLVLPRRRSENLAVRTERGSAASADLEQRDAAAVPAEPAGDTDDPDAPADPGQPVAEKESR